The Chloroflexota bacterium genomic sequence GCGCGATGAACTCGTCCAGGTAGCGCCGATGGATGGCCTTGCGGTCGGCCGGGGGGATGTCGTCCCAGTTCTCGTACTTGGCGAAAACGTCCAGGCGGGTGTAGAAATCCGCCGCCGAGTAGGTCGCCCCCTCGCCCTCGCCCGACTTGTTGACGATACCACGCCGATAGGCCCGCTGCAGGAGACCCTCCGCCTGCTCCGCGGGCAGGCCCATACGCTGCGCCACCTCCAACGGCGAAAGCGCCTCGCCGCGCATGGTCAGCACCAGCGCCATCTCGGCTTCGTCCACCATCATGGCAAGATAGGGGCGCGCCGGCTCCCAAACGTCAAAAACCCGAATGAACTCTTCCGTCAGGGTCATGTTAGCACTCGGTTTCGGTTAGCATTCCCGTATGTCTACGATCTGTTGGCCTTCTACACCGGACAGGGCCGCCGCGACCTGGTCTTTCGTAACGTAGCGAATCTTGACGACGGCATCCCACTTGCCCGGTTCGCGCGGGGCGGGCGCGCCGCCCAGGGCCAGAATGCCCCACCCCTGCGCGGCGATGGCGCCCACCAGTTTCGCCAGTTCCCCGCGCACGTCCGGCATGCGAACGGTAACGCGCACCGCCGGCGTGCCCGCCGCCATCATCTGCATCAGGTGCGCCAGCATGTCGGTATCGGTGAGAATGCCCACCACAACCCCGTCCTCCAAGACGGGCAGGCAGCCCACCTTGCGGTCTACCATCACCCGGGCTGCCTCCTCTATCGTCGCGTCGGGATGGATCGTGATCACGTCCCGCGCCCTGATCATCACGTCCTTGACCGTGAGACCCGCCAAGTAGCGGGCGATCTCCCACACGTCCAGGCTGCTAAGCCGGCCCGGGTCTACCAGAAGCGAACTCCGCGTTACCAGCCCCAGCAGCCGCTTCCCTTCGCCCACAACGGGAAGGTGGCGGATGTTGTTCTCGCCCATAAGGCGCTGCGCCTCCACGATGGACATGGACGGCTCGGCCATAAATGGGTGGCGGGTCATGTAGTCTCTCACAAGCATGGGTCTCCTCCTAAGCGCCTAGCCATTGTCGGCCAGGGCGTCTTCCACGGCCCTGGTCAGGGCGCCGGTCGCCACAAGCGCCGTAACCGATTCTATGTACGGATACATCACGTCATCGCGTTCCAGGAACGGGACATGTTGCCGAATTAGCGAGTAGGCGGCCTGGGTGCCCTTGCCCAGGCGCGCGTTCGGGCCGAGGATGGCCCGCCTGAAGTCAATGCCCTGCGCCGCGGCCATCAGTTCCAGCGCCAGAATCCGCTCCACGTTGGCCGCGATCCTCCGCGCATGGCGCGCCGCGGTCGGCCCCATGCTCACGTGGTCTTCTATGTTGGCCGAGGTCGGGATGGTGTCAGCGCTGGCCGGATGCGCCAGGACTTTGTTCTCCGACGCCAGCGCCGCGGCGGTGTATTGGGTGAGCATGAAGCCCGAATTCAGGCCGCCTTCGCGGGTCAGGAACGCGGGCAACGTCTCCGCGTTGCTGGACTCATCGGTGAGGCGGGCCAGCCGCCGCTCGGACATGTTGCCCAACTCGGTGAGCGCCAGGCTGAGGTAATCCATGGCGATGGCCAGCGGCTCGCCGTGGAAGTTCCCGCCCGACAGCACCGTCGCCTCGCCGGTGTCCTCGTCAATGAAGATGAGCGGGTTGTCGGTGGCCGCGTTCAGTTCTATGCTCAGCACCCAACGGGCGTAGGCGATGGCGTCGCGCACCGCGCCGTGCACCTGCGGGATGCAGCGCAACGTGTAGGCATCCTGGACGTTGAGCGGGTCGTCGGGGCGGGTGTAGGTGCTGCCTTCTATCAGGCGGCGCAGGTAGGCGGCGCATTCCACCTGGCGGGGGTGCGGCCGCGCGGCGTGGATGCGGGCGTCAAAAGCGCGCGGCGTCCCGTAGGTGGCCTCCAGGGTCAGGCAGCCCGCGATGTCGGCCACGCGCGACAGGTTCTCGGCCTGCCACGTGGTCAGCGCGCCGATGGCCGCCATCAGGGCGGTGCCGTTGGTGAGGGCAAGCCCCTCCTTGGCCTCCAGCGTCGTGGGGCGCAGACCGGCCCGCGCCAGCGCCTCGGCGCCGGGCAGCCGCTCACCCTGGTACACCGCCTCGCCCAGGCCGATGATGGGCAGCGCCATGTGCGCCAGGGGAGCCAGATCCCCGCTGGCTCCCAGCGACCCCTGCGCGGGCACCACCGGATGCACCCCGCGGTTCAGCATGTCCAGCAGCAGTTGCAGCGTCTCCAAGCGGATGCCCGAATGCCCCTTGGCGAGGGCATTGGCGCGGATGAGCATCATGGCGCGCACCGTCGGCTCGTCCAGCGGCTCCCCTACCCCCACGGCGTGGCTCATGAGGATA encodes the following:
- a CDS encoding CBS domain-containing protein: MLVRDYMTRHPFMAEPSMSIVEAQRLMGENNIRHLPVVGEGKRLLGLVTRSSLLVDPGRLSSLDVWEIARYLAGLTVKDVMIRARDVITIHPDATIEEAARVMVDRKVGCLPVLEDGVVVGILTDTDMLAHLMQMMAAGTPAVRVTVRMPDVRGELAKLVGAIAAQGWGILALGGAPAPREPGKWDAVVKIRYVTKDQVAAALSGVEGQQIVDIREC
- the hutH gene encoding histidine ammonia-lyase: MVIDGNSLTLKDVVAVAYAPARGQSLEVALSEESCARVRRAERAVQEFIARGEIVYGVTTGFGAFKGRIIPPDQVRQLQRNILMSHAVGVGEPLDEPTVRAMMLIRANALAKGHSGIRLETLQLLLDMLNRGVHPVVPAQGSLGASGDLAPLAHMALPIIGLGEAVYQGERLPGAEALARAGLRPTTLEAKEGLALTNGTALMAAIGALTTWQAENLSRVADIAGCLTLEATYGTPRAFDARIHAARPHPRQVECAAYLRRLIEGSTYTRPDDPLNVQDAYTLRCIPQVHGAVRDAIAYARWVLSIELNAATDNPLIFIDEDTGEATVLSGGNFHGEPLAIAMDYLSLALTELGNMSERRLARLTDESSNAETLPAFLTREGGLNSGFMLTQYTAAALASENKVLAHPASADTIPTSANIEDHVSMGPTAARHARRIAANVERILALELMAAAQGIDFRRAILGPNARLGKGTQAAYSLIRQHVPFLERDDVMYPYIESVTALVATGALTRAVEDALADNG